AGGAATGTCACCTCACCGCAGCAGGTACATCCTCTTCCAAGTAGTGATCAAAGTCCCAATCATACTTTACAATCAGGTCAAGTTGTTTCTGGAATTCTTCTAATCTAGTAAAAAAACGCCCTTGCAAGTCCAAAAACTGTTCTGGAACTGGCAGTTGACCTTTTTCAATGATATTTACAAGCCTTTGACTCACATCGCTAATTTGGCTAACAATAGCAGAGTTTTGCCTTACTTCTAGAAAACCTGCAAGTTTTGTCCAAAATCAATATAGTGTTCATATAATGATCATAgacaaaaaaaagtcaaaaatttgATTCAATCAGTTGACAGTTGGACCAACATTCGTTTAAAAAGCCAGAGATTTTCtctgataaatgaaaaaagtttcCATCAATTTGGTAACTAATTTCAAGTCATCAGATTTAGAAACAGTCagtttactttttctattaACATTAGAGATGTCATAATCAGAAAAAGCACCACAGTCTAAGGTAGACTCTTGACTTGATGGAAAAATACCATCCATTCCATGCTCAACTGAAGAATCTCTCATGGCATCAAGAGGCTGCTTAACTTTCCCAAAGTCCATCCTGTATGTACTCAACCCAGCACCTCGAACTTCAAGAATCCATGTATCAAATCCTTGGCTAGACATGTAACGTGCAAAAGAGGACTGCAAACAATTTACACACTCATCAATAAGGCCTTGTAATAGGAAACCACAGAGgttgaatataaaaaagatgGATAAACTCTGATTTGCATCTCaatggtgaattttttttgagtgtTCTCTTATAGTTAGATAGTTAGTAGCCATTGTAAGACTGCCCTATAATATTGAAGCTAGGtggaacaaaataaataatgcaaaCCATCAAACTCTCTAATTAGTTGTTGTAGATAAGTAGCTTTAATTCAGGGTAAGATATAGAAATAAGAAGCTTGGTGCTCTTCCAAACatatttgtgattggttttcGCGTGCGTgttaatatttgaaaaagaaataaggagCTATGTAATTTTAGGCATATGACccatataattataaaaacaGGATTGAATTACATAAGGTTTGTAACTATCTTTTCTTGTAACCTGTTGGAGAGGTTCTTGTCAAAACCAAACAATAGCTCAAACCTGAAAATATTTGTGCTGAATAAATGAATGAATAGTTTTTGTCCTactcttaattaattaatttatttatttttttgaaaatactaagtATTTAACACACATACATGAGAGAAGGaaataggttttaaaaaaattgactgtAGTGAATAATACTAAGTATTATACATTGATATTTAGTATCAATGAATAATACTTAGTATTATTCATTCCTGTAAGAAACCGAAACCTGTTTTGGTTTTGAATGTAACACTTAATTGCCATGGTTTGTTTTATACGTAAACAATTAGCTGTGTAACGCAGAACCTCTCCTatgatattgtgaaaatgtacTTCTAAACATGGACATGTCACGAGTCATGACGTGAGCaactcaaatttattttaaccGATGTTTAAccgttttaaaattaaaacaataacaTATGGGGCTAAGTCTTCTGTGAGTCCTTGAGTACTTACTTTTCTTCCCTACAAATTTTTGTTTACAATctaagtaaaaaatgaaaagaaaaaaagaaaaaaaaaatccccacaGTATCCCTATCCTTAATAGAAAGAACAAGGATTTAAATAGTAAGAAACACATGCATTAGACAGAAATGAAAATtgtcttaaccaaaaaaaaaaaaaaaaaaaccagcaccaaaaacacaaaaaaggaaaagaaaggagcaaaagggtattaataaaattgatagcATTGCAATTTGCATAGTACTCctatgaataaaaagaaaaaagaaagaagagggaCCTGAGGAGAGAGATCATATCCAATAGCATTGGTAGCAACTCCTGACAACAGCAACAGCGGATGGTTCCTCCTCGGCCTTCCCtgtttttgttttcacattACATGTAATTCAAATACATAGTACAcctccatcaaaaaaaaaaaaaaaacatagtacaccaaatatatatatatatattaaaaaaaaaaaaaaaaaaggcaagttACAACTTATCAAcatttttagctaaaatttaagatttaaaatttgacattttatcaACTTCAggtttaatcaaaatttaaattacttaCTTATGGTTTGAAATTCTATGATACAAGGGCCAAGATTCAAgccacacatatatatttagattaaatTAGAGTATAGTTTTTATAcggtacattaaaaaaaaaaagttatgaaaatttAACTAAACTAATAATTGGTGGATAGAGTATACatttggatacaatttattttgttgaaaattgaaaataataaaaaaataatttttttattattgtttattacTGTTTGGCACTATTTATTGacctaaatttattattgttgGCTAATGAATAGTGCAcgcttcataaaaaaaaaaataaaataaaataaataaatagtggaTAACACgctagtttgaaaaaaaaaaaaacgcccaAACATAAACGGACTTGAATCCAAACTAACCTAGAGTGTCAAAGGGTAAGTGGTAATTTTCCCTTAGAAAAAACAGATATTTCTCAGAAAAACAAGACAAGAACCTGCGACTGAGGAGAAGGAAGGTAACGCCAGAGAGCGAGTGTCCAATCCGAGTTCGGAACAGACACGTAGTGCAACTCATCGCCCGTAAAGATCGGCGACTTCTTATTCTCCGATACGACGCCGTAAAAGGCCCTCGGCCCCACCTTCACCCAATGTGGGCCCCCAGAAATTCCTCCGGGTCTTCTCGGGTCGGAACGCATGCATAATCCGGTGGTTGTCCGGGTCATGGACCATAGATCAGAATGGGAAactaacatttttattatttaattttgatttggtcGCTTATTGCTAAGTTTGGGGTAAAGTAAAGTTAAGTGTGCCACAATGCAAAGAAAGAGAATTTATTGGTTAGTAATTTGGATGAGAATAGTAAGGTTAGGAGTTTATAATTATAGGAGGGTTTGTTTTGACTTTTACAAAATGATGAAGCTGCTTAAAGCTTCCTTACGTGTCTGGATTGAAGCTTATACGCTAACcattttatccatttttttgTTGCTTCATCCACAAGTCATGATATTATGACATCCCAATTCACTTTCATCAGTTTCAAAAAACGTGTTAAAGTCTTCGTATACTATTTGTAATCTTCCATGTGCCTGAAAATGATGTTCAGTTAACCGCCCCACAAATCACAACCAAGTGCTACAAATCTTGCGTTTCAGATtaatcacaaatcacaaccaCCCAAATTTTAGTTCATATATATTGTGgacagaattaaaaaaaaaaaaaaaaaaatccattctaAATATTTGCTccataattattatattttactgGTCATCAATCCTTACGATCCACAggaaaattcaagaaaagatcATCAAGCATTGTCATTCCCACCTTCGTCCATTGAATTGATATCAATTGCATTGAAAGCTATAAATAAGATAtagggcaaattacaatttacctaCTTGTgatttagttgaaatttaagttactTAATTGTGATTTGAAATTAGACACTTTACC
The Quercus lobata isolate SW786 chromosome 10, ValleyOak3.0 Primary Assembly, whole genome shotgun sequence DNA segment above includes these coding regions:
- the LOC115962623 gene encoding uncharacterized protein LOC115962623 isoform X2; this encodes MLVSHSDLWSMTRTTTGLCMRSDPRRPGGISGGPHWVKVGPRAFYGVVSENKKSPIFTGDELHYVSVPNSDWTLALWRYLPSPQSQGRPRRNHPLLLLSGVATNAIGYDLSPQSSFARYMSSQGFDTWILEVRGAGLSTYRMDFGKVKQPLDAMRDSSVEHGMDGFLEVRQNSAIVSQISDVSQRLVNIIEKGQLPVPEQFLDLQGRFFTRLEEFQKQLDLIVKYDWDFDHYLEEDVPAAMEYIRTHCKPKDGKLLAIGHSMGGILLYAMLSRCCSEGRNFGFTSIATLGSSLDYTTSKSSLKLLLPLADPAEALNVPVIPIGALLSAAHPLASRPPYFLSWLSSQVSAQGMLHPELLDKLVLNNFCTVPAKLLLQLTTAFQEGGLRDRSGTFFYKDYLRKSNVPVLALAGDQDLICPPEAVYETAKLISEDFVAYKVFGEPRGPHYGHYDLVGGRMVADQVYPCLIEFLSRNDVI
- the LOC115962623 gene encoding uncharacterized protein LOC115962623 isoform X1; translated protein: MLVSHSDLWSMTRTTTGLCMRSDPRRPGGISGGPHWVKVGPRAFYGVVSENKKSPIFTGDELHYVSVPNSDWTLALWRYLPSPQSQGRPRRNHPLLLLSGVATNAIGYDLSPQSSFARYMSSQGFDTWILEVRGAGLSTYRMDFGKVKQPLDAMRDSSVEHGMDGIFPSSQESTLDCGFLEVRQNSAIVSQISDVSQRLVNIIEKGQLPVPEQFLDLQGRFFTRLEEFQKQLDLIVKYDWDFDHYLEEDVPAAMEYIRTHCKPKDGKLLAIGHSMGGILLYAMLSRCCSEGRNFGFTSIATLGSSLDYTTSKSSLKLLLPLADPAEALNVPVIPIGALLSAAHPLASRPPYFLSWLSSQVSAQGMLHPELLDKLVLNNFCTVPAKLLLQLTTAFQEGGLRDRSGTFFYKDYLRKSNVPVLALAGDQDLICPPEAVYETAKLISEDFVAYKVFGEPRGPHYGHYDLVGGRMVADQVYPCLIEFLSRNDVI